The proteins below come from a single Eubacterium limosum genomic window:
- the ftsH gene encoding ATP-dependent zinc metalloprotease FtsH produces MEQKNPHRKPLIFYYLIGLVIIMLLNALVFPSLMKEQVTEVDYGTFLSAIDSGTIDAVEINNDEIVYKTKDGSGKETIYSTGKMDDPDLVNRLSAAKGSNDQGKISFTQIAQQRTSPIISFLLTWILPFLLIFGIGQLMGNRLQKKMGGNAMTFGKSNAKIYVEAETGKTFKDVAGQDEAKEALTEIVDFLHNPKKYADIGANLPKGALLVGPPGTGKTLLARAVAGEAKVPFFSISGSEFVEMFVGMGAAKVRDLFKQATDKAPCIVFIDEIDTIGKKRDSKSFTGNDEREQTLNQLLSEMDGFDGKKGVVILAATNRPETLDQALLRPGRFDRRIPVELPDLNGREAILKVHSQDVKMDGNIDYNAIARATAGASGADLANIINEAALRAVRCGRNKVKQNDLEESVEVVIAGYQRKNAAISPKEKEIVAYHEVGHALVAAKQTDSAPVHKITIIPRTSGALGYTMQVDEGEHNLMSRDEIYNKITTFTGGRAAEEIIFNSVTSGASNDIEQATRLARAMVTRFGMSKDFGMVALETVDNPYLGGDTSLACSAETAARVDREVMDIIGSAHEKAIGILKDNQEKLHELARYLLEKETITGEEFMEILNR; encoded by the coding sequence ATGGAACAGAAAAACCCCCACAGGAAACCCCTTATATTTTATTATCTGATCGGACTGGTGATCATCATGCTTCTTAACGCGCTGGTATTCCCATCGCTGATGAAGGAACAGGTAACCGAGGTTGATTACGGAACCTTTTTATCAGCCATCGACAGTGGAACCATCGATGCGGTTGAAATAAATAACGATGAAATTGTGTATAAGACAAAGGACGGCAGCGGTAAGGAGACGATTTACAGCACCGGTAAAATGGATGATCCGGACCTGGTCAACCGTTTGTCTGCCGCCAAGGGCAGCAATGACCAGGGCAAAATTTCCTTTACCCAGATTGCACAGCAGAGGACATCCCCCATTATCAGCTTCCTGCTCACCTGGATTCTTCCCTTCCTGCTGATCTTTGGAATCGGGCAGCTCATGGGCAACAGGCTTCAGAAGAAAATGGGCGGCAATGCCATGACCTTTGGCAAGAGCAACGCTAAAATATACGTCGAGGCGGAAACGGGCAAAACCTTTAAGGATGTGGCCGGCCAGGATGAGGCCAAGGAGGCCCTGACAGAGATTGTCGATTTTCTGCACAATCCTAAAAAATATGCCGACATCGGCGCAAACCTGCCAAAGGGCGCTCTGCTTGTGGGCCCTCCGGGAACCGGTAAAACCCTTCTGGCAAGGGCCGTCGCGGGTGAGGCTAAGGTCCCGTTTTTCTCGATCTCGGGCTCTGAATTTGTGGAAATGTTTGTTGGTATGGGCGCGGCCAAGGTTCGTGACCTGTTTAAGCAGGCCACCGATAAGGCGCCGTGTATTGTCTTTATTGACGAGATTGACACCATTGGCAAGAAGCGTGACAGCAAGAGCTTTACCGGGAACGACGAGCGTGAGCAGACCCTTAACCAGCTGCTGTCGGAGATGGATGGCTTTGACGGAAAAAAAGGGGTTGTTATCCTGGCAGCGACCAACCGTCCGGAAACCCTTGACCAGGCGCTGCTGCGCCCGGGCCGTTTCGACCGGCGTATCCCGGTTGAACTGCCCGATCTCAATGGCCGTGAAGCGATTCTGAAGGTTCATTCTCAGGATGTCAAGATGGATGGGAACATTGACTATAATGCCATTGCCCGGGCCACTGCCGGAGCCTCCGGCGCGGATCTGGCCAATATCATCAACGAGGCGGCATTACGTGCAGTGCGCTGCGGCCGCAATAAGGTTAAGCAGAACGACCTTGAGGAAAGTGTTGAGGTCGTTATTGCAGGCTACCAGCGCAAGAATGCGGCCATATCCCCCAAGGAAAAGGAAATCGTGGCTTACCATGAGGTGGGGCACGCCCTGGTGGCGGCAAAGCAGACCGATTCGGCGCCGGTACACAAGATTACCATTATTCCGCGTACCTCCGGAGCCCTGGGCTACACCATGCAGGTGGATGAGGGTGAGCACAACCTGATGAGCCGGGATGAGATCTACAATAAGATTACGACCTTTACAGGCGGCAGGGCCGCTGAGGAAATTATCTTTAATTCGGTGACTTCTGGCGCGTCCAATGACATTGAGCAGGCTACGCGTCTGGCGAGGGCTATGGTTACCCGCTTTGGTATGAGTAAGGATTTTGGAATGGTGGCCCTGGAAACAGTGGACAATCCATATCTCGGCGGCGACACCTCGCTGGCCTGCTCTGCCGAGACTGCGGCCCGGGTAGACCGGGAGGTCATGGATATTATCGGCAGCGCCCATGAGAAGGCCATTGGTATCCTAAAGGATAATCAGGAAAAGCTCCACGAGCTGGCCCGTTATCTGCTCGAAAAAGAAACCATCACAGGAGAGGAATTTATGGAGATTCTGAACCGTTAA
- a CDS encoding TetR/AcrR family transcriptional regulator, with product MGSKAEYRSAIRSRKLIKTAFMELAAEKEISKITVKDIADRADINRGTFYAHYRDVYDVLEQIEDEAIENLSHFLDNLNNSVENIGDMMHPIDCYLNKDIKLSQRLLNSRESEMFFKKLHKVFKEKLLSNEGYTKIFEGDPLSQDICTTFITYGCAGVLQNCMQHRELYSPESVNHALNQFIEGGIRAFGQNKKTMD from the coding sequence ATGGGAAGTAAAGCGGAATACCGCAGCGCCATTCGTTCGCGCAAGCTCATAAAAACAGCTTTTATGGAGCTGGCTGCTGAAAAAGAAATTTCAAAAATCACGGTAAAGGATATTGCAGACAGAGCAGACATCAACCGGGGTACTTTTTACGCCCATTACCGTGACGTTTACGATGTCCTCGAGCAGATTGAGGACGAGGCCATCGAGAACCTCAGCCATTTCCTCGACAATCTAAATAATTCGGTTGAAAATATCGGTGACATGATGCACCCCATCGACTGTTATCTGAACAAGGATATCAAGCTCAGCCAGAGGCTTCTCAACTCCAGAGAATCTGAGATGTTTTTTAAAAAGCTTCACAAAGTCTTTAAGGAAAAGCTTTTATCCAATGAAGGCTATACAAAAATATTTGAGGGCGATCCCCTGTCCCAGGATATCTGCACCACTTTTATCACCTATGGCTGCGCCGGCGTCCTCCAAAACTGCATGCAGCACCGGGAACTCTATTCGCCTGAGTCCGTCAATCATGCCCTGAACCAATTTATCGAGGGCGGCATCCGGGCCTTCGGTCAAAATAAAAAGACGATGGATTAA
- a CDS encoding DUF134 domain-containing protein → MPRPTKRRRICGLPEGKIFVCADACKKQAEPVVMTLEEYETVRLIDHVGLNQEECAEQMAVARTTAQRIYNSARSKLAEHLITGATLKIEGGSYDICTDRECGCRMRQCGKRQCGCHQEKGRCPKKPKKRNEV, encoded by the coding sequence ATGCCAAGGCCAACGAAACGCAGGCGGATATGCGGACTGCCTGAGGGAAAAATATTTGTCTGCGCAGACGCGTGCAAAAAGCAGGCTGAGCCAGTGGTGATGACGCTGGAGGAATACGAGACCGTCCGGCTCATTGACCATGTTGGCCTTAACCAGGAAGAGTGTGCAGAACAGATGGCAGTGGCCCGCACGACGGCCCAGCGCATTTATAACAGCGCCCGGTCAAAACTGGCGGAGCACCTGATTACAGGCGCGACGCTTAAAATAGAGGGCGGAAGCTATGATATCTGTACCGACCGGGAATGCGGCTGCAGAATGCGGCAATGCGGCAAAAGACAATGTGGCTGTCATCAGGAAAAGGGACGCTGTCCTAAAAAACCGAAAAAGAGGAATGAGGTATAA
- a CDS encoding DUF2975 domain-containing protein produces MWNETKSLALSKLCVKLFMALLIGFGVSAPFWLRSLLAFYSELGLETFYACFLMTIYACCVPAALLLYHLYRLLNNIGLDQIFNAENVRHLRVISWCCIAAGLVCLISGLYYLPWLLLAVAAAFIGLILRVVKNVVQLAVVLKDENDYTI; encoded by the coding sequence ATGTGGAATGAAACAAAAAGCCTGGCTTTATCCAAGCTGTGCGTAAAGCTTTTTATGGCTTTGCTCATAGGCTTTGGCGTCAGCGCGCCCTTTTGGTTAAGAAGCCTTTTGGCCTTTTACTCAGAGCTGGGGCTGGAAACTTTTTATGCCTGTTTTTTAATGACAATTTACGCCTGCTGCGTACCGGCGGCACTGCTTTTGTACCATTTGTACCGGCTTTTGAACAACATTGGGCTGGATCAGATTTTTAACGCTGAAAATGTCCGGCACCTCAGGGTGATCTCCTGGTGCTGTATTGCGGCTGGACTGGTCTGTCTGATTTCCGGGCTTTACTATCTTCCCTGGCTTTTACTCGCTGTGGCGGCAGCCTTTATCGGGTTAATCCTGCGGGTGGTAAAAAACGTGGTTCAGCTGGCTGTGGTCTTAAAAGATGAGAATGACTACACGATTTAG
- a CDS encoding helicase HerA-like domain-containing protein, producing MYTDNKIWIAKGEQPVYLLPKMANRHGLVAGATGTGKTITLKVLAESFSDLGVPVFLADVKGDLSGTCEPGTDSEDMQKRIEKFGLGDQFGYKPYPVRFWDLLGKQGHPIRTTISQMGPLLLSRLLNLNDTQSGILNIVFRVADAKNLLLIDIKDLKAMLQYVGNNAKDLKMEYGNISSQSVGAILRAILSLEDQGADQFFGEPALDIMDWIQTDENGLGTINILDCVELIQTPALYSTFLLWLMSDLFEVLPEAGDLDAPKMVFFFDEAHLLFNGAPKVLLEKIEQVVRLIRSKGVGIYFISQSPTDMPDSILSQLGNRIQHALRAYSPSEQKAIKTAAETFRPNPAFKTEEAITDLGTGEALISCLDEEGRPTVVERCFILPPQSHMGPAAPDSRNALIEQSPFNAKYRDTIDRESAYEDLQQQAEAAAQEAAPAEAEKKPAKEAAPRHQKSSFEKAADSALSTIGREVGKSLVRGLFDVLKR from the coding sequence ATGTATACTGACAATAAAATCTGGATTGCAAAAGGTGAACAGCCTGTTTATCTCCTGCCCAAAATGGCCAACCGGCACGGCCTGGTGGCCGGAGCCACCGGTACTGGCAAAACCATTACCCTGAAGGTGTTAGCCGAATCATTCAGCGATCTTGGTGTCCCGGTCTTTCTGGCAGACGTAAAGGGAGACCTCTCCGGCACCTGCGAGCCCGGAACCGACAGTGAGGATATGCAAAAGCGCATTGAAAAATTCGGTCTGGGGGATCAATTCGGTTATAAGCCGTACCCGGTTCGTTTCTGGGACCTGCTCGGCAAGCAGGGGCACCCCATCCGCACCACCATTTCTCAGATGGGGCCTCTGCTGCTCTCGCGTCTCCTCAACCTCAACGATACCCAGTCTGGCATCCTGAACATTGTGTTCAGGGTAGCCGACGCGAAAAACCTGCTGCTCATTGACATTAAGGACCTCAAGGCCATGCTCCAGTATGTGGGCAACAACGCCAAAGACCTGAAAATGGAATACGGCAACATCTCCTCCCAGAGCGTCGGCGCCATTCTGCGCGCCATCCTGTCCCTGGAAGACCAGGGCGCCGACCAGTTTTTCGGCGAGCCCGCTTTAGACATCATGGACTGGATTCAAACCGACGAAAACGGCCTGGGTACCATCAATATTCTGGACTGCGTCGAGCTCATCCAGACCCCTGCCCTCTACTCCACCTTCCTGCTCTGGCTCATGTCCGACCTCTTTGAGGTGCTGCCCGAAGCAGGCGACCTGGATGCGCCCAAGATGGTCTTTTTCTTTGACGAAGCCCATCTGCTTTTCAACGGCGCGCCCAAGGTACTCCTCGAAAAAATCGAACAGGTCGTGCGGCTGATCCGCTCAAAGGGCGTTGGCATCTACTTCATCTCACAAAGCCCCACAGATATGCCGGACAGCATCCTCTCACAGCTTGGCAACCGCATCCAGCACGCGCTCCGGGCCTACTCCCCCTCCGAACAAAAAGCCATCAAAACCGCGGCCGAAACCTTCCGCCCCAACCCGGCTTTTAAAACCGAGGAGGCCATCACCGACCTGGGCACCGGCGAAGCCCTGATATCCTGCCTGGATGAGGAGGGCCGCCCTACGGTGGTTGAGCGCTGCTTTATCCTTCCGCCGCAGAGCCACATGGGCCCCGCCGCCCCAGATAGCCGGAACGCCCTGATCGAGCAGAGCCCCTTTAACGCCAAATACAGGGACACCATCGACCGCGAATCCGCCTATGAGGATCTCCAGCAGCAGGCCGAAGCCGCAGCCCAGGAAGCCGCCCCGGCCGAGGCAGAAAAGAAGCCGGCCAAAGAAGCCGCGCCCAGACACCAGAAGTCCTCTTTTGAAAAGGCTGCAGACAGCGCGCTGTCCACCATTGGACGCGAGGTTGGAAAAAGCCTGGTACGCGGGCTCTTCGACGTCCTTAAACGCTGA
- a CDS encoding helix-turn-helix domain-containing protein gives MPIVVNIDVMMAKRKMSAGTLAEKIGITPANLSILKNNKAKAVRFTTLYALCRALDCQPGDILEYIPDEAPDSSD, from the coding sequence ATGCCCATTGTTGTTAATATTGATGTCATGATGGCAAAGCGTAAAATGTCAGCTGGTACACTGGCAGAAAAAATTGGAATAACCCCTGCTAATCTGTCGATTCTTAAAAACAATAAAGCCAAGGCAGTACGCTTTACAACGCTTTATGCCCTGTGCAGGGCGCTGGATTGCCAACCGGGTGATATTCTGGAATATATACCCGATGAAGCCCCGGATAGCAGTGATTAA
- a CDS encoding DUF4153 domain-containing protein: MKENTIYLKSQETQQASVDEKLLAVMSLFTAYVFVRCFIPGHYGFLGMTVTLFTGVFALAGGFYFHKKGLALTGESLYWLVMALALGGSYTLFVNQRLNVLMLPVLFTALAYWVLCAAGARIGRGSFFLSDLFNGFLALPLFNYTREWHTFKKMGSGSSTGHALKAVLLGLVLGIPVFLVVLYLLVEADAAFQAMIGRLFFNVPQMLLEVLRIALAFVLSAYFFGLFYGACKKEKTVFDAVSLEAQKQKLKKLPAVTGCTVLGLLCLVYFMFFAAQGGYYFSAFWGSLPGGGITAAEYARRGFFELCQVSVINLFVMGAGQLFLREAQKTVRILLKCLNVTLSILTLLLITTALSKMFLYIGRFGMTQLRVFTSWFMLLLALFFILLIIRQFKAFAVMKTCAAVAAAMVVVLSYANMDRMIAVYNLSAYGKGQLEELDMDTLAACGPAAIEPMKAFYEQTENAGARERIEDYHHAEYASYLAEARFYGYNLEYERASALWKMDWKAAE, encoded by the coding sequence GTGAAAGAGAATACAATTTATCTGAAAAGTCAGGAAACGCAGCAGGCATCTGTTGACGAAAAACTTTTGGCGGTAATGTCGCTGTTCACGGCTTATGTTTTTGTACGCTGCTTTATTCCAGGCCACTATGGATTTCTGGGAATGACCGTAACGCTGTTTACAGGGGTGTTTGCTTTGGCAGGCGGCTTTTATTTTCATAAAAAGGGCCTCGCCCTTACAGGGGAAAGCCTTTATTGGCTTGTGATGGCACTGGCTCTGGGAGGGAGCTATACGCTTTTTGTCAATCAGCGCTTGAACGTGCTGATGCTCCCTGTCCTTTTTACCGCGCTGGCCTATTGGGTACTGTGTGCCGCGGGTGCAAGAATTGGCAGGGGGAGCTTTTTCCTTTCGGATCTTTTTAATGGGTTTCTGGCATTGCCGCTCTTTAACTATACAAGGGAATGGCATACCTTTAAAAAAATGGGCAGCGGGAGCAGTACAGGCCATGCCCTGAAGGCTGTTTTGCTGGGGCTTGTCCTTGGCATACCGGTTTTCCTGGTGGTGCTTTATCTGTTGGTTGAGGCCGACGCGGCCTTCCAGGCAATGATCGGGCGTTTGTTTTTTAATGTGCCTCAAATGCTGCTGGAGGTTTTGAGGATTGCATTGGCGTTTGTTCTTTCAGCTTATTTCTTTGGTCTGTTTTATGGCGCGTGCAAAAAAGAAAAGACGGTGTTTGACGCTGTGAGCCTGGAAGCACAGAAGCAAAAGCTGAAAAAGCTGCCAGCGGTTACAGGTTGTACGGTTCTGGGCCTTTTATGCCTGGTCTATTTTATGTTCTTTGCCGCCCAGGGAGGTTACTATTTCTCGGCCTTTTGGGGGAGCCTGCCGGGCGGGGGCATCACCGCAGCCGAGTATGCCAGACGCGGTTTCTTTGAGCTGTGCCAGGTTTCAGTCATCAACCTCTTTGTAATGGGGGCAGGACAGCTCTTTTTAAGAGAGGCTCAAAAAACGGTCCGAATACTGCTCAAGTGCCTGAATGTGACGCTTTCAATCCTCACCCTGCTGCTCATCACGACTGCGCTCAGCAAGATGTTTTTGTACATTGGACGGTTTGGCATGACACAGCTCCGGGTTTTTACCAGCTGGTTTATGCTCCTGCTGGCTCTGTTCTTTATCCTGCTGATCATACGCCAGTTTAAGGCCTTTGCGGTTATGAAGACCTGCGCGGCGGTGGCGGCGGCCATGGTGGTGGTGCTCAGCTATGCGAATATGGACCGGATGATCGCTGTCTACAATCTTTCGGCTTACGGTAAGGGCCAGCTTGAGGAGCTGGACATGGATACTCTGGCGGCCTGCGGCCCCGCGGCGATTGAGCCGATGAAGGCCTTTTATGAGCAGACAGAGAATGCTGGGGCCAGAGAGCGCATCGAGGACTATCATCACGCTGAGTACGCCTCCTATCTGGCAGAAGCGCGTTTTTATGGCTATAACCTGGAATACGAGAGGGCGTCTGCGCTTTGGAAAATGGATTGGAAGGCCGCGGAATAA
- a CDS encoding GNAT family N-acetyltransferase, with protein sequence MNIRIRQARPEDLPSIAALEAACFPAAEAADSAAFEQRIKTFPESFFVAEVEGQIVGMINGCVTDDETISDILFEDSSRHHPDGRYQSIFGLDVLPDWQHKGIATILMTYLIHKAMDSGREGLILTCKERLISFYESFGYQNLGVSASTHGGAVWYDMLLAF encoded by the coding sequence ATGAACATACGTATCCGGCAAGCCAGGCCTGAGGATCTACCCTCAATCGCTGCCCTGGAAGCGGCCTGTTTTCCGGCTGCCGAAGCAGCGGATTCCGCCGCCTTTGAACAACGCATCAAAACCTTTCCCGAAAGCTTTTTTGTTGCGGAGGTCGAGGGACAGATCGTCGGCATGATTAACGGCTGCGTCACCGATGACGAAACCATTTCAGACATCCTTTTCGAGGACAGCTCCCGCCACCACCCTGATGGCCGTTACCAGAGCATTTTTGGCCTGGACGTCCTGCCCGACTGGCAGCACAAGGGCATTGCGACCATCTTAATGACCTATTTAATTCATAAAGCCATGGATTCCGGAAGAGAGGGCCTGATCCTGACCTGTAAGGAAAGGCTGATCTCGTTTTACGAAAGCTTCGGGTATCAGAATCTTGGCGTTTCGGCCTCGACTCACGGCGGCGCTGTCTGGTATGATATGCTTCTGGCCTTTTAA
- a CDS encoding sugar O-acetyltransferase: MTEKEKMLAGQLYCAETPELTAERMKAHELCRLFNLTTEYEPLHRQMLIGQLFGQLGKNPMVQPSFKCDYGYNITAGDNLYVNFDAVFLDVCPITIGDNCFMAPRVCIFTAWHPVVSEERNTLQEGGSPVTIGDNVWIGGNTTINPGVTIGSNVVIGSGSVVTRDIPDNVVAAGNPARVLREITDADRMMAER, encoded by the coding sequence ATGACCGAAAAAGAAAAAATGCTGGCCGGGCAGCTCTACTGTGCTGAGACACCGGAGCTGACTGCGGAGCGGATGAAAGCCCATGAGCTCTGCCGCCTTTTTAATTTAACCACAGAATACGAGCCGCTGCACCGCCAGATGCTCATCGGGCAGCTCTTTGGACAACTTGGCAAAAACCCCATGGTTCAGCCGAGCTTTAAGTGTGATTACGGCTATAACATAACCGCCGGAGATAACCTGTACGTCAATTTTGACGCTGTTTTCCTGGATGTCTGCCCGATTACCATTGGGGATAACTGCTTTATGGCGCCCCGCGTCTGTATTTTTACGGCCTGGCATCCAGTGGTCAGTGAAGAACGCAATACGCTTCAGGAGGGCGGCAGCCCTGTGACCATCGGGGACAACGTGTGGATCGGCGGCAATACCACCATCAACCCGGGAGTAACCATTGGCAGCAATGTCGTGATTGGTTCTGGCTCTGTGGTGACAAGGGATATACCGGATAATGTGGTGGCAGCCGGCAACCCGGCGAGGGTGCTCCGTGAGATAACAGATGCGGACAGAATGATGGCAGAACGCTAA
- a CDS encoding DUF3089 domain-containing protein, which yields MKLSSIKAPDYRQLKNWAASPHKPSPSDLVPSFLSEEDFNKTADVFFIHPTTYLCQRHGRCSIMLDRTEMNRMRAQANDEPWNSDTDDTALNAFTDRGTIRMQASVFNRCARVFAPRYRQAHVKTFFLKPSDAVQAAFDMAYSDIRNAFSYYLEHENNGRPMIIAGHSQGSFHGLRLLREFFDGTSLQRQLVCAYLPGFQIPHNHFRQLPFANTPEMTGGYLGWRSYQRGTVPEDLPAERGDSLCVNPFIWNDTIFKISLGKKEYGIEDCTHVMPQGMAATIEPRTGVLLVDLPDTAPEKMKRHQNLHLYDYSLFWLCIRENAALRVQRFIEKQ from the coding sequence ATGAAACTGAGCAGTATTAAAGCACCAGATTACAGACAATTGAAAAACTGGGCGGCTTCTCCCCATAAGCCTTCTCCCAGTGACCTTGTCCCCTCGTTTCTATCCGAGGAAGACTTTAATAAAACAGCGGATGTTTTTTTTATCCATCCGACCACTTATCTATGCCAGCGGCATGGGCGCTGTAGCATTATGCTGGACAGGACCGAGATGAACCGGATGAGGGCCCAGGCCAATGATGAGCCCTGGAACAGTGACACTGACGATACAGCCCTTAACGCTTTTACCGACCGGGGGACGATCCGGATGCAGGCCAGTGTGTTTAACCGCTGCGCCAGAGTTTTTGCGCCGAGGTACCGACAGGCCCATGTCAAGACCTTTTTTCTAAAGCCCTCAGACGCGGTTCAGGCCGCCTTTGATATGGCCTATTCCGATATTCGCAATGCCTTCAGCTATTATCTTGAGCATGAAAACAACGGCCGGCCAATGATCATCGCAGGACACAGTCAGGGAAGCTTTCACGGGCTTCGGCTGCTGAGAGAATTTTTTGACGGTACCAGTCTCCAGAGACAACTGGTGTGCGCCTATCTGCCGGGCTTTCAGATCCCTCATAACCATTTCAGGCAGCTTCCCTTTGCCAATACGCCGGAGATGACCGGCGGTTATCTTGGCTGGAGAAGCTATCAGCGGGGCACTGTGCCGGAGGACCTGCCAGCCGAAAGGGGAGACTCCCTGTGTGTTAATCCCTTTATCTGGAACGATACCATCTTTAAAATATCACTGGGGAAAAAGGAATATGGGATTGAAGACTGTACCCATGTGATGCCTCAGGGCATGGCAGCCACCATTGAGCCCAGAACCGGGGTACTGCTGGTGGATTTGCCGGATACAGCGCCGGAGAAAATGAAAAGGCATCAAAACCTGCATTTATATGATTATAGTCTTTTTTGGCTCTGTATTCGGGAGAATGCCGCGCTTAGAGTTCAGAGGTTTATTGAAAAACAATAA
- a CDS encoding putative polysaccharide biosynthesis protein: MRKTEKSWVKGAAILAAAGIFVRLIGILFRIPISNLVGSYGNGIFSNVFSIYSLLLMVSTVGFPVAVSKMISENVAIGDFRAVTNVFKVSLLTLFVLGGLSSLFLFFGASWLIGVTNWPPESIYAIQGIAFSPLIVAVCSVYRGYFQGFQNMLPTAISQVIEQVVRIVLGVFLCWYCVVMLQNVSLGVGGAYLGTTISSLAACLLLIVWHFYFTRKHKTLLLKTSRKTPLSRKRILKRLVLIAVPVTLTSAMITFFSFADAMMYVDRLALAGFDSYTATALMGDFSYADTFVNIPLSISATFAAAMIPAISESFALKDQAGINERINTAIRLVVLVALPCCIGLSVLSDGIFTLIFPGSEHGAAIMEVYAFATIFIMLSNTFQSILQSIDRFIIPLIALLGASVVRIGCSYVFMAIPALNIYGVVLSTMLTFIFLMIVNFLFIRRYTHVRLSYINTMIKPFIASAIMGMSALGCYNFLLPRTGNTISVLAAIVVAAVIYFFLIIFFGILSEDELELLPGKRFLLPLVKKIQKLSPKAS, from the coding sequence ATGCGTAAAACAGAAAAAAGCTGGGTTAAGGGCGCGGCCATTCTCGCCGCTGCCGGTATCTTTGTAAGACTGATTGGCATCCTTTTCCGTATTCCCATCAGCAACCTGGTGGGCAGCTACGGCAATGGCATTTTCTCAAATGTCTTCAGTATTTACAGCCTCCTGCTGATGGTATCCACCGTCGGCTTTCCGGTGGCTGTATCCAAAATGATTTCAGAAAATGTGGCCATCGGAGACTTCAGGGCTGTCACCAATGTTTTCAAGGTTTCCCTGCTCACCCTCTTTGTGCTGGGCGGGCTTTCCAGCCTTTTCCTGTTTTTTGGGGCCAGCTGGCTCATCGGGGTGACCAACTGGCCGCCTGAAAGTATCTATGCCATCCAGGGCATTGCCTTCTCCCCGCTGATCGTGGCGGTCTGTTCTGTCTACCGGGGCTACTTCCAGGGTTTTCAGAATATGCTGCCCACGGCCATCTCCCAGGTAATCGAGCAGGTTGTCCGCATTGTGCTGGGCGTCTTTTTATGCTGGTACTGTGTGGTCATGCTGCAAAACGTCAGCCTTGGCGTTGGCGGCGCTTACCTTGGAACCACCATCAGCAGTCTGGCGGCCTGCCTGCTTTTAATCGTCTGGCATTTTTATTTTACCCGAAAGCACAAAACACTGCTGCTCAAAACCAGCCGCAAGACTCCCCTGTCCCGCAAAAGGATTCTGAAACGTCTGGTGCTCATCGCTGTTCCGGTTACCCTGACCTCTGCCATGATTACCTTTTTCTCCTTTGCCGACGCCATGATGTATGTCGACCGGCTGGCGCTGGCCGGGTTCGATTCCTACACAGCCACAGCCCTCATGGGGGACTTCTCCTATGCCGATACCTTTGTCAACATCCCTTTAAGCATCAGCGCCACCTTCGCCGCTGCCATGATCCCCGCCATCTCGGAATCCTTTGCCCTCAAAGATCAGGCCGGGATCAACGAGCGCATCAATACCGCTATCCGGCTGGTTGTGCTGGTGGCCCTGCCCTGCTGTATCGGCCTTTCTGTGCTCTCGGACGGTATCTTCACGCTGATCTTCCCCGGCTCTGAGCACGGCGCGGCCATCATGGAGGTCTATGCCTTCGCGACCATTTTTATCATGCTGTCCAATACCTTCCAGAGTATTTTGCAGTCCATTGACCGCTTTATCATCCCGCTCATTGCGCTGTTGGGAGCCTCTGTGGTGCGCATTGGCTGCAGCTATGTGTTCATGGCTATCCCCGCGCTCAATATCTACGGGGTTGTCCTGAGCACAATGCTGACCTTTATCTTTTTAATGATCGTCAATTTTCTGTTTATCCGCCGCTACACCCACGTTCGCCTGAGCTATATAAACACCATGATCAAACCTTTTATCGCCTCGGCCATCATGGGCATGTCGGCTCTTGGCTGCTACAATTTTCTGCTGCCCCGTACCGGCAATACGATTTCGGTCCTTGCCGCCATTGTTGTGGCTGCGGTCATCTACTTCTTTTTGATCATTTTCTTCGGTATCCTCAGCGAGGATGAGCTGGAGCTGCTGCCGGGCAAACGGTTTTTACTGCCCCTGGTCAAAAAAATACAGAAGCTGTCGCCAAAAGCGTCGTAA
- a CDS encoding NifB/NifX family molybdenum-iron cluster-binding protein, translating into MRIAVTYEDGHVFQHFGHTSQFKIYDVNADQILASQVVDTNGVGHGSLAGFLKDESVDLLICGGIGGGAQNALMDAGILFKGGVAGSADQAVLAYMNGTLDYNPNVHCDHHDHAHGESCGHHHENGGCGQHGHSCGHHH; encoded by the coding sequence TTGAGAATTGCAGTTACTTATGAAGATGGACATGTATTTCAGCATTTTGGGCATACCAGCCAGTTTAAGATTTATGATGTCAACGCAGACCAGATTCTGGCCTCGCAGGTCGTGGACACCAACGGTGTTGGACACGGGAGCCTGGCAGGCTTTTTAAAGGATGAGTCCGTTGACCTGTTAATCTGCGGCGGTATCGGCGGCGGAGCCCAGAATGCCCTGATGGATGCCGGCATCCTGTTTAAAGGCGGCGTAGCCGGCAGCGCAGATCAGGCTGTTCTGGCCTATATGAACGGCACGCTGGACTACAACCCCAATGTCCACTGTGATCACCATGACCACGCCCACGGCGAGAGCTGCGGGCACCATCATGAAAACGGCGGCTGCGGCCAGCATGGACATAGCTGCGGACATCATCACTGA